Proteins encoded within one genomic window of Arachis ipaensis cultivar K30076 chromosome B08, Araip1.1, whole genome shotgun sequence:
- the LOC107614198 gene encoding uncharacterized protein LOC107614198, which produces MGFLFVKTVVISTGIVSMAMGLKLTVPLLTEAVPSISTFFFTCLTPPYLYLLLNFIILSIFATSKLTHHHNHSPPDSPPETLLYHAPEPLKISQNDYSGVVSEEFLYEPPKTNETVTNDENLPLKTTVTVSEEAVGMQKKDSSDLDLAFSDENQKPPVSARFSHRKAAKASPEGGKVVALGVAKPKRQDTLESTWRTITEGRPMPLTRHLKKSDTWEQARRSAAPLTDLNGGEGGKTPPPTKMKKAETFGGRENNVSPAGGSSSAGRLRKEPSLSQDELNRRVEAFIHKFNEEMRLQRQESLRQYRAMVNGGVH; this is translated from the exons ATGGGTTTTCTTTTCGTGAAAACGGTTGTAATCTCCACCGGAATAGTGTCCATGGCAATGGGGCTGAAGCTCACAGTTCCACTCCTCACCGAAGCCGTACCTTCCATCTCCACCTTCTTCTTCACTTGTCTCACTCCTCCTTACCTCTACCTTCTCCTCAACTTCATCATCCTCTCCATCTTCGCCACCTCTAAGCTCACCCACCACCACAACCACTCTCCGCCGGACTCGCCTCCCGAGACCCTCCTCTACCACGCACCCGAACCACTCAAGATCTCGCAAAATGACTACAGCGGCGTCGTTTCGGAAGAATTCCTCTACGAGCCACCGAAAACCAACGAAACCGTCACCAACGACGAGAACTTACCGTTGAAAACGACGGTTACAGTATCCGAAGAAGCCGTTGGCATGCAGAAGAAGGACTCCTCGGATCTCGATTTGGCGTTCTCCGATGAGAACCAGAAACCGCCGGTATCCGCCAGGTTCAGCCACCGGAAAGCCGCTAAAGCAAGTCCAGAAG GAGGGAAGGTGGTTGCGTTGGGAGTAGCGAAGCCGAAGAGGCAGGACACACTGGAGAGCACATGGAGGACCATAACGGAAGGTCGGCCCATGCCGTTGACCAGGCATCTCAAGAAATCTGACACGTGGGAGCAGGCTCGCCGGAGCGCCGCTCCGTTGACGGATCTCAACGGCGGCGAAGGAGGTAAGACGCCTCCTCCTACGAAGATGAAGAAGGCCGAGACATTCGGCGGGAGGGAGAACAACGTTTCTCCGGCTGGTGGCAGCAGCAGCGCTGGCAGGCTGAGGAAGGAGCCATCACTGAGTCAGGATGAGTTGAATCGGCGAGTTGAAGCGTTCATTCACAAGTTCAATGAAGAGATGAGGCTGCAGAGGCAGGAATCGCTGAGGCAGTACCGTGCGATGGTAAATGGCGGAGTTCACTGA